One stretch of Miscanthus floridulus cultivar M001 chromosome 18, ASM1932011v1, whole genome shotgun sequence DNA includes these proteins:
- the LOC136521363 gene encoding 12-oxophytodienoate reductase 1-like, protein MGHQEQEVIPLMTPYKMGQLELSHRVVLAPMTRCRAYGSMPQPHAAVYYSQRATRGGLLITEGTSVSATAQGFPGSPGIWTQEQVAAWKPIVDAVHRKGALFFCQIAHAGRASTNDFQPDGQAPISSTDKQLPPDAESGTVFSKPRRLRTDEIPGIVDDFRRAAGNAIEAGFDGVEIHGAHGFLLEQFMKDGANDRTDKYGGSVENRCRFVVEIIDALVHEVGANRVGIRLSPFADYMDCADSDPSALGDYMVRQLNKHEGFLYCHMVEPRMSIVDDRRQIPHRLLPFRTVFNGTFIVVGGYDREEGNKVVAEGYADLVAYGRHFLANPDLAKRFELDVTLNKYDRSTFYTQDPVIGYTDYPFLSDDSKDLPAQD, encoded by the exons ATGGGGCACCAAGAACAAGAAGTGATCCCGCTGATGACGCCGTACAAGATGGGGCAGCTCGAGCTTTCCCACCGTGTGGTGCTCGCGCCGATGACGCGGTGCCGGGCCTACGGGAGCATGCCGCAGCCGCACGCCGCCGTGTACTACTCGCAGCGCGCCACCAGGGGCGGCCTGCTCATCACCGAGGGCACGAGTGTGTCTGCCACCGCGCAGGGCTTCCCGGGGTCCCCTGGCATCTGGACGCAGGAGCAGGTCGCGGCGTGGAAGCCCATTGTCGACGCTGTCCACCGCAAGGGCGCGCTCTTCTTTTGCCAGATTGCGCACGCCGGAAGGGCCTCAACCAACG ATTTTCAGCCAGACGGTCAAGCGCCCATCTCGAGCACGGACAAGCAGCTCCCCCCTGACGCCGAGTCTGGCACGGTGTTCTCCAAGCCACGCCGGCTGCGGACCGACGAGATCCCAGGGATCGTCGATGACTTCAGACGTGCCGCAGGGAATGCGATTGAGGCCGGGTTCGACGGCGTGGAGATCCACGGAGCACATGGATTCCTCCTGGAGCAGTTCATGAAGGATGGCGCCAACGACCGCACCGACAAGTACGGTGGCAGCGTGGAGAACCGGTGCCGCTTCGTGGTTGAGATCATCGACGCTCTGGTCCATGAAGTCGGTGCGAATCGGGTTGGCATTAGGCTTTCCCCTTTCGCGGATTACATGGACTGTGCGGATTCCGACCCCTCGGCACTCGGCGACTACATGGTGCGGCAGCTGAACAAGCATGAGGGTTTTCTCTATTGCCACATGGTAGAGCCTCGGATGTCCATCGTCGATGACCGTAGGCAGATTCCGCATAGACTCCTACCATTCAGGACGGTGTTCAATGGCACCTTCATCGTCGTTGGTGGTTATGACAGGGAGGAAGGAAACAAGGTGGTTGCCGAGGGCTACGCGGACCTCGTCGCATACGGAAGGCACTTCTTGGCCAATCCGGACCTAGCTAAGAGGTTTGAGTTAGATGTGACCCTGAACAAGTATGATCGCTCCACCTTTTACACACAAGACCCTGTCATTGGCTATACAGACTATCCTTTTCTTAGCGACGACAGCAAAGACTTACCTGCTCAAGATTAA
- the LOC136523683 gene encoding uncharacterized mitochondrial protein AtMg00810-like, giving the protein MAYLLLYVDDIILSASFGDLLCSIVASLTAEFSMKDLRLLHHFLGTTVSRSSTGMFLSQWHYILELLEHAGMTGCKPCSTPIDTNAKLSADGPPVANVTDYWALAGALQYLTFTHPDISYAVQQICLYMHDPREPNLALIKRVLRYIKGTLDYGLQLLRSSTCDLVAYSDADWAGCPDTRRSTSGYAIFLGDNLVSWSSKHHHTVSRSSAEAEYRAVANAVAEISWLCQLLQELHFCPRRSFMVFCDDVSAVYLSTNPVQHQRTKHVEIDLHFVRDKVATGEIRVLHLPSTSQYADVFIKGLPTSIFTEFRSSLNVSTPDQCRRSNCGGRWG; this is encoded by the coding sequence ATGGCATACTTGCTTCTTTATGTTGACGATATTATATTGAGTGCCTCTTTTGGAGATCTCCTATGTAGCATTGTGGCTTCTCTTACAGCGGAATTCTCCATGAAGGATCTCAGGCTTTTGCATCATTTTCTTGGGACGACTGTCTCCAGGAGTTCCACTGGTATGTTTCTCTCCCAGTGGCACTATATCCTTGAACTCTTGGAACATGCTGGCATGACTGGATGCAAACCTTGTTCCACCCCGATTGACACTAATGCCAAGCTCTCCGCTGATGGACCTCCTGTTGCCAACGTCACTGATTACTGGGCTCTCGCTGGTGCATTACAGTACCTCACTTTTACTCACCCCGACATCTCCTATGCTGTGCAACAGATTTGTCTTTATATGCATGATCCTCGTGAGCCAAATCTTGCCTTGATTAAGCGTGTTCTCCGCTACATCAAGGGCACCTTGGACTATGGTTTGCAGTTACTTCGCTCCTCCACTTGTGACCTTGTGGCATATTCAGATGCTGACTGGGCAGGTTGTCCGGATACTCGCCGTTCTACCTCGGGTTATGCTATCTTTTTGGGCGATAATTTGGTCTCCTGGTCTTCAAAGCACCATCACACCGTGTCTCGCTCCAGTGCAGAGGCCGAGTATAGAGCTGTCGCTAATGCCGTGGCAGAAATCTCATGGCTCTGCCAATTACTTCAGGAGCTTCATTTCTGTCCCCGGCGTTCTTTTATGGTTTTTTGTGATGATGTTAGTGCAGTTTATCTCTCAACCAATCCAGTGCAACATCAGCGCACTAAACATGTTGAGATCGATCTTCATTTCGTAAGGGACAAAGTTGCTACAGGGGAAATTCGCGTTCTTCATTTGCCCTCTACATCTCAATATGCGGATGTGTTCATCAAGGGTCTTCCTACTTCCATATTTACAGAATTTCGCTCCAGTTTGAATGTCTCCACTCCGGATCAGTGTCGACGTTCCAACTGCGGGGGGCGGTGGGGTTAG
- the LOC136523684 gene encoding putative 12-oxophytodienoate reductase 4, producing the protein MVYSKPRRLRKDEIPRIVDDFRRAARNAIEAGFDGVEIHGANRYLLEQLMKDSANDRDDEYDGSLKNRCRFTVEVVDAVVCEVGAHRVGIRLSPFLDYMDCVDSDPVALADYMHY; encoded by the coding sequence ATGGTGTACTCCAAGCCACGGCGGCTGCGGAAGGACGAGATCCCTCGTATTGTCGATGACTTTAGGCGCGCCGCGCGGAATGCCATCGAAGCCGGGTTCGATGGAGTGGAGATCCATGGCGCAAACAGGTACCTCCTCGAGCAGTTGATGAAGGATAGCGCCAACGACCGTGACGATGAGTATGACGGAAGCCTCAAGAATCGGTGCCGCTTCACGgtcgaggtggtcgacgccgTGGTCTGTGAGGTTGGTGCTCATCGTGTGGGTATCAGGCTTTCTCCATTCCTTGACTACATGGACTGCGTAGACTCCGACCCTGTGGCACTCGCCGACTACATGCACTACTAG